One Arenicella xantha DNA segment encodes these proteins:
- the tsaD gene encoding tRNA (adenosine(37)-N6)-threonylcarbamoyltransferase complex transferase subunit TsaD, producing MSVRILGIETSCDDTGVAIYDTEAGLLGHALYSQIATHQEYGGVVPELAARDHIRKVIPLVDAVLAKTQCDRTHIDGIAYTCGPGLAGALLAGSAVAKGLAFAWDVPAVGVHHMEGHMLAPMLENPAPEFPFVALLVSGGHTLLAEVKGIGQYRILGQTLDDAVGEAFDKTAKILGLGYPGGPAISKVAELGDPTRFKFPRPMIDRPGMTFSFSGLKTAALNTVNKHELDQQTIADIACAFQDAAVETLVIKCKRALQETHINRLVVAGGVGANRHLRKELQTMCDKQRAALFFPRIEFCTDNGAMIALAGAFRMHQASDDLSFQVKPRWPIDTLLPV from the coding sequence ATGTCGGTCAGAATATTAGGTATTGAAACGTCCTGCGACGACACCGGTGTGGCGATTTACGATACCGAAGCAGGTTTGCTTGGTCATGCGTTGTATTCACAAATTGCAACTCACCAGGAATATGGCGGCGTGGTGCCGGAACTGGCTGCACGTGACCATATTCGTAAAGTCATTCCTTTGGTTGATGCCGTGCTGGCTAAAACCCAATGTGATCGCACGCATATAGATGGTATTGCTTACACTTGTGGTCCCGGCTTGGCTGGTGCGCTTCTGGCTGGGAGCGCGGTGGCGAAGGGTCTGGCATTCGCCTGGGATGTGCCAGCGGTTGGTGTGCATCACATGGAAGGTCATATGTTGGCTCCTATGTTAGAAAATCCGGCGCCTGAGTTCCCGTTTGTGGCGCTGTTGGTATCGGGCGGTCACACCTTGTTGGCCGAAGTTAAGGGAATTGGACAATATCGCATCTTGGGTCAAACTTTGGACGATGCCGTTGGTGAAGCATTTGATAAAACGGCCAAGATTTTGGGCTTGGGTTACCCCGGTGGTCCGGCTATCTCAAAAGTTGCTGAGCTTGGTGATCCGACACGCTTTAAGTTCCCGCGTCCGATGATTGACCGTCCGGGTATGACATTTAGTTTCAGTGGACTTAAAACCGCGGCGTTGAACACTGTGAATAAGCATGAGCTCGACCAGCAGACCATTGCCGACATTGCTTGTGCGTTTCAGGATGCGGCAGTTGAAACCTTAGTGATCAAATGCAAGCGTGCGTTACAGGAAACTCACATCAACAGATTGGTGGTTGCTGGTGGAGTTGGAGCGAACCGTCACCTACGTAAAGAGTTGCAAACAATGTGCGATAAGCAGCGTGCTGCGTTATTTTTTCCACGGATTGAATTTTGCACCGACAATGGCGCCATGATTGCTTTAGCTGGGGCATTTCGTATGCATCAGGCCAGTGATGATTTGTCGTTTCAGGTGAAGCCTAGGTGGCCGATAGATACGCTGTTGCCAGTGTGA
- a CDS encoding 7TM diverse intracellular signaling domain-containing protein: MAWLKQVDRLGANRVGARALLVMVLLVLPFAGQAASRLVITDDLLSSSNVDLQAYTLVLPDPDNAISASQAVETMLQHSGLQSEFDSNAKYYWFLTPLKNHSSESHWSIRSNNVLYDSMEFYWYCKGQPISKMPQPELGLNSANLSTSFYVDLTIPADTECGFLQQASVTAFYPVQIYLLPSSAVLAQSNLHTVLNLMGFGIIIGLVIYNLLLSASLRSSTYLLYSLYASIHFLLLLLVSSRHTIIDLPSWNSVQWFRFLSASLMVMFIWLTLKFMQPGFQLAREGFTSPVAKRLSLALKRLSWIPVMVMLCFAFEAIFWPQHLGKTASIYPPAYILCSLFIPIISLSTALTGYRPAWVFLSAWSILIATHILGSLDLMGVIELGGWSRTQAVLGGATEMILLSIALGMSLTASQAARQRSRLARQRAETMMEQRDKFLSTVSHEIRTPLHAMLGASELLGKTSLNQQQKRYWTATHYAAESLYALTDNLLDRNQPEQQHAKQQYDPARLVDAMVQLLRHRAEEKGLQVVVDLQSAGDSSLPAWLEGNPVIIRRLLINLISNAVKYTESGTISVTAGWHQDSGMLQLEIRDTGKGMSRVQLERVRQALNQRVEVLYSDDPSSGLGLAICQELTNSIGGTLAIDSQADLSQAEHGTVVTISLPMQEVSQVQTAEVLPNEHLSRTVLVVDDLDSNRMIASELLSQAGHRVLQARSGSEALLVLAHESVDVVLSDLRMPEMDGEELLNAIRSTETTRDIRFVISSAHLSLDVQARVLRRANTQCLPKPYSRERLLSIVEIDGSSASMSSQPVFSEPSADTASQKLLAELGAQKMSVLMGLYNEQILVDKQRIAEGLECQDAAAIKVAAHRIVSASQTLGVLTNAQTAAHIEDEIGHIDQSSWSELHAKLSIELKKISVVGTP; encoded by the coding sequence GTGGCATGGTTAAAACAGGTTGATAGACTAGGGGCGAATCGCGTTGGTGCGCGTGCATTGTTGGTTATGGTGTTACTTGTGCTCCCCTTTGCCGGGCAAGCTGCTTCGCGACTAGTTATCACCGACGATTTGCTAAGCAGTAGTAACGTTGATCTGCAAGCGTATACCTTGGTTTTGCCGGATCCTGACAACGCTATATCTGCATCGCAAGCAGTCGAAACAATGTTGCAGCACAGTGGGCTGCAATCTGAGTTCGACTCTAACGCCAAGTATTACTGGTTTTTGACGCCGCTGAAAAATCATTCATCTGAAAGTCATTGGTCGATTCGGTCAAATAACGTGCTGTATGACAGTATGGAATTTTACTGGTATTGCAAAGGTCAGCCAATCAGCAAAATGCCGCAGCCCGAATTGGGCCTAAATAGCGCTAATCTGAGCACGTCGTTTTATGTAGACCTAACGATTCCCGCTGATACTGAGTGTGGTTTTTTGCAACAAGCGAGTGTGACGGCATTTTATCCAGTGCAGATATACCTGCTGCCAAGCTCGGCGGTGCTAGCACAATCCAATCTGCATACGGTGTTAAACCTAATGGGGTTTGGCATCATAATTGGTCTGGTTATCTATAATTTGCTTCTCAGTGCGTCGCTACGTAGTTCGACCTACTTATTGTATAGTCTCTATGCCAGCATACACTTTCTGCTGCTACTGCTAGTGTCTTCGCGCCATACAATAATTGATTTGCCGAGCTGGAATAGTGTTCAGTGGTTTCGCTTTTTGAGTGCAAGCCTAATGGTTATGTTTATTTGGCTTACCTTGAAATTCATGCAGCCGGGTTTTCAATTAGCGCGCGAAGGGTTTACCAGCCCGGTCGCTAAGCGCCTTAGTTTGGCACTCAAGCGGTTGAGCTGGATACCGGTGATGGTGATGCTGTGCTTTGCTTTCGAGGCCATTTTTTGGCCACAGCACCTTGGTAAAACTGCGTCTATTTATCCACCTGCGTATATTTTATGTAGCCTATTTATTCCTATAATTTCGTTGTCAACGGCGTTAACTGGCTATCGTCCTGCTTGGGTATTTCTGTCGGCTTGGAGCATTTTGATTGCCACTCACATTCTTGGCTCGCTGGACCTGATGGGAGTGATCGAGCTCGGAGGCTGGAGTCGAACCCAGGCTGTATTGGGTGGCGCGACAGAAATGATTTTGCTCTCAATTGCGTTGGGGATGAGTCTGACTGCATCGCAAGCGGCACGTCAGCGGTCACGCTTAGCACGTCAGCGTGCGGAGACTATGATGGAGCAACGCGACAAATTTTTGTCGACGGTGAGTCACGAGATTCGCACGCCATTGCATGCCATGCTGGGCGCCTCTGAGTTGCTCGGCAAAACATCACTCAATCAGCAGCAAAAACGTTATTGGACGGCTACGCATTATGCTGCTGAATCACTGTACGCGCTGACTGACAATCTATTGGACCGAAATCAGCCTGAGCAACAACATGCCAAGCAGCAATATGATCCAGCGCGTTTAGTCGACGCCATGGTGCAGCTGCTTCGACACCGTGCTGAAGAAAAAGGCCTACAAGTTGTTGTTGATTTGCAATCTGCTGGTGACTCGTCATTGCCTGCGTGGCTTGAGGGCAATCCAGTCATTATTCGTCGCTTGTTGATCAACTTAATAAGTAATGCGGTTAAGTACACCGAGTCGGGCACTATCTCGGTGACGGCTGGCTGGCATCAAGACTCTGGCATGCTGCAGTTAGAGATCCGCGATACCGGTAAAGGTATGTCGCGAGTACAACTCGAGCGGGTACGTCAAGCGCTTAATCAGCGCGTCGAAGTGCTCTATTCCGACGACCCTAGTTCTGGGCTAGGCCTAGCAATTTGTCAGGAGCTAACCAATAGCATTGGCGGTACTCTGGCGATTGATAGTCAGGCCGACTTATCGCAAGCTGAGCACGGCACGGTGGTGACGATTAGTCTACCAATGCAGGAAGTGAGTCAAGTTCAAACGGCGGAGGTACTACCGAATGAGCACTTAAGTCGCACGGTGTTAGTGGTTGATGATTTGGATAGTAATCGGATGATTGCGTCGGAGTTACTGTCGCAAGCGGGTCATCGAGTGTTGCAGGCTAGATCAGGTAGCGAGGCCTTGTTGGTGCTAGCGCACGAGTCGGTTGATGTTGTCTTGAGTGACTTGCGAATGCCAGAAATGGATGGCGAAGAACTTCTTAATGCGATCCGGTCAACCGAGACCACGCGCGACATAAGGTTTGTGATCAGCAGTGCGCATTTGTCATTGGATGTTCAAGCACGCGTGCTACGGCGAGCCAATACCCAATGCTTGCCAAAGCCTTATAGCCGCGAGCGCTTGCTCAGCATTGTCGAGATCGATGGGTCTTCTGCGTCAATGTCTTCCCAGCCGGTCTTTTCTGAGCCAAGCGCTGATACGGCATCGCAAAAGCTGTTGGCTGAACTTGGAGCTCAGAAAATGAGTGTCTTGATGGGGTTGTATAACGAGCAGATTCTAGTCGATAAGCAGCGCATTGCTGAGGGTCTCGAGTGCCAAGATGCTGCTGCAATTAAAGTTGCGGCACATCGAATTGTAAGCGCTAGCCAAACTCTCGGTGTGCTGACTAACGCACAAACTGCCGCCCATATCGAAGACGAAATAGGCCACATAGATCAGAGCAGTTGGTCGGAATTACACGCGAAGCTGTCAATAGAGCTAAAAAAAATTTCCGTAGTAGGCACTCCTTAA
- a CDS encoding sulfatase-like hydrolase/transferase, protein MTVKQTPQTAPNILFITVDQMRYPDMSDAQSGMLNSLKEIFGFQALSSNNPYVQQFPGFMRLRKNAVTLQNHHIAASACVPSRTTIYTGQYGTRTKVTETDSLFKYGSDPAFPWLDPRGIPTIGDWFREAGYDTHYFGKWDLSYADVEGPQKGDINSWGFEDWKFSSPDAQGGQLNQLGVYRDPGYADLACTFLRRKAMNYVTAQDNPKPWFATVSIVNPHDIASAYPISWWMPDGIEADSDNADKIPAPNGVQTIAKGSVEDNPATPKPVPAKNSRSNPLPGGTYQVDLNPTGFGTSESLFTNPPSLSEDLTTKPDCQFDYSYKMGLALKSRRPEFIRDWQTLPFQSFADQGHPELSDKWFQAYGQFYAYLHTLADQQIERVLKTLDESGLADNTIVVFLSDHGEYGGTHGGMIEKWHTAYDQILHVPVVFSSPLLNNKDHAMKSVDQLTSHIDILPTLLGLAGYSTYQQQHALGLQLKQQQDQTYVPLPGANLTSVLTDPSQQIRFPSFPTEGDGEARNEILFITDDTITDHLAGEAPTRSYHRFMQMVDDYTEIQPRLKPGPVVQPNHIRCIKWTIQNSDNSLLNGVTWKLARYWDPAGTEPDQWEFYNLDLDPAELNNLVTWSNGEPLVLADRLPVDSGLNNDDLQQALNESRCRLLFLEKLYLEPVSPFEEAYVLEKVK, encoded by the coding sequence ATGACCGTCAAGCAGACGCCGCAAACCGCTCCTAATATCTTGTTCATTACCGTTGACCAGATGCGTTACCCAGATATGAGTGATGCGCAGTCGGGCATGCTCAACAGCCTTAAAGAGATATTTGGATTTCAGGCGCTTAGTAGTAACAACCCTTACGTTCAGCAGTTTCCTGGCTTCATGCGTCTCAGAAAGAACGCGGTGACGCTGCAAAATCATCATATTGCAGCTTCCGCCTGTGTGCCTAGCCGCACTACCATTTACACTGGCCAATATGGCACTCGAACTAAGGTCACGGAAACCGATAGTTTATTTAAATACGGCAGTGATCCGGCCTTTCCGTGGCTTGATCCACGAGGCATACCGACGATCGGTGACTGGTTTCGCGAAGCTGGATACGACACGCACTACTTTGGTAAATGGGATCTGTCTTATGCAGACGTTGAAGGGCCGCAAAAAGGTGATATCAATTCTTGGGGATTCGAGGATTGGAAATTCAGCTCGCCCGATGCACAGGGTGGTCAACTGAATCAATTGGGTGTTTATCGTGACCCCGGCTATGCGGATTTAGCGTGTACCTTTTTGCGCCGTAAGGCGATGAACTATGTTACGGCACAAGACAACCCGAAGCCTTGGTTTGCCACCGTATCTATTGTTAATCCACACGATATTGCCTCGGCCTATCCGATAAGCTGGTGGATGCCAGACGGTATTGAGGCTGACTCTGACAACGCCGACAAAATTCCCGCGCCGAATGGCGTGCAAACTATTGCCAAAGGTTCGGTCGAAGATAATCCTGCGACACCAAAGCCGGTGCCGGCAAAAAACAGTCGTTCTAATCCTTTGCCAGGTGGTACGTATCAAGTCGACCTTAACCCAACCGGGTTCGGTACTAGTGAGTCGTTATTCACCAATCCGCCAAGTTTGAGCGAGGATTTGACGACTAAGCCAGATTGCCAATTTGACTATAGTTATAAGATGGGTCTGGCCTTGAAGTCGCGTCGGCCAGAGTTTATTCGTGATTGGCAAACGCTGCCATTCCAGTCTTTTGCTGATCAAGGGCATCCGGAGCTAAGCGACAAGTGGTTTCAGGCCTATGGTCAATTCTATGCGTATCTACACACCTTGGCCGACCAGCAAATTGAGCGGGTATTAAAGACGCTCGATGAATCAGGTTTGGCCGACAACACAATTGTGGTCTTTCTGTCTGATCATGGTGAATATGGTGGCACGCATGGCGGCATGATAGAAAAATGGCATACGGCCTACGATCAGATCCTGCATGTGCCGGTGGTATTTTCAAGCCCGTTATTAAACAATAAAGATCATGCAATGAAGTCGGTTGATCAGTTAACTAGTCATATTGATATATTGCCGACCCTCTTAGGGCTCGCGGGCTATTCCACGTATCAGCAGCAGCACGCACTTGGCTTGCAATTGAAGCAGCAGCAAGATCAAACGTATGTGCCACTCCCTGGGGCTAACTTGACCAGCGTATTGACGGATCCGAGTCAGCAAATTCGCTTTCCAAGTTTTCCAACCGAAGGCGACGGTGAGGCACGGAATGAGATTCTATTTATCACCGACGATACAATTACTGATCATCTTGCTGGTGAGGCACCGACGCGCTCCTACCATCGATTTATGCAAATGGTCGATGATTACACCGAAATACAACCGCGCTTGAAACCCGGTCCGGTAGTTCAACCGAATCATATTCGTTGTATTAAATGGACTATTCAAAATTCAGATAATTCTTTATTGAATGGAGTGACCTGGAAGCTGGCGCGTTATTGGGACCCTGCTGGTACCGAACCTGATCAATGGGAGTTTTACAATTTGGATTTGGACCCAGCTGAGCTTAATAATTTGGTGACATGGAGCAACGGCGAGCCGCTTGTATTGGCAGATCGATTGCCTGTCGATAGCGGTTTGAATAACGATGATTTGCAACAGGCTCTGAATGAATCGAGATGTCGACTATTGTTTTTGGAGAAGCTTTACTTAGAGCCAGTTTCGCCGTTTGAAGAAGCTTATGTGTTAGAAAAAGTGAAGTAA
- a CDS encoding response regulator transcription factor, translated as MSKLNVIVVDDDVVTRYLIGSALKDAGISTQECDSAESLFELLETQRVEVIILDMVLPNVNGLSALTYVRERSDVGIIMISSRANANQRLDGLKKGADDFINKPVDTDELIWKVRRLAERVQSQRGNNEELDLKIGNCLLVVSENQLTRSDQTADCRLTDAELRLLITLLHHDAQPCSRKLLHQCISRTEVTISNDRSIDTLISRIRRKLESLNCSASIAAVRGKGYRLTID; from the coding sequence ATGTCTAAGCTAAATGTGATTGTGGTCGACGACGACGTGGTCACGCGGTATTTAATCGGTTCAGCGCTGAAAGATGCTGGAATTTCAACGCAAGAGTGCGACAGTGCCGAGTCGCTTTTCGAACTTCTTGAAACTCAACGCGTCGAAGTGATTATTTTGGACATGGTGCTGCCTAATGTGAATGGCTTGAGTGCCTTGACGTACGTTCGAGAACGCTCTGATGTCGGTATTATCATGATATCCTCGCGCGCCAATGCCAATCAGCGACTTGATGGACTAAAAAAGGGTGCTGACGACTTCATTAATAAGCCGGTCGATACCGATGAGCTTATTTGGAAAGTCCGCCGTCTAGCTGAACGGGTGCAAAGCCAGCGTGGTAATAATGAAGAGCTGGATTTGAAAATCGGAAATTGTTTGCTGGTTGTGAGTGAGAATCAATTGACGCGCAGCGACCAGACAGCCGATTGCCGACTCACTGATGCTGAGTTGCGACTACTGATTACATTGCTCCATCATGATGCCCAACCTTGCAGCCGAAAGTTGCTGCATCAGTGCATTAGCCGAACTGAGGTAACGATAAGCAATGATCGAAGTATTGATACCCTAATTAGCCGAATCCGTCGCAAACTAGAGTCGTTGAACTGCAGTGCCTCGATCGCCGCGGTGCGTGGCAAGGGCTACCGCCTGACCATAGATTAG